A region from the Vibrio navarrensis genome encodes:
- a CDS encoding pseudouridine synthase produces MSEFEYHPPTDPWIDIVYEDGHILVVNKPSGLLSVPGRLPQYNDSVWSRLKQQDPDIQVVHRLDLATSGLMLLAKGKHAESALKKQFQYRLTHKIYYARVWGHVEADEGMIDLPLIVDWPNRPLQKVCYEEGRPSQTKFHVAKREVHPNGEKTTIMRLLPITGRTHQLRVHMQSIGHPIVGDEFYASGEARAFSARLELHAAELSFYHPKNRWLRSIFVPCDFYPQAQEMIFSYYDPARKLPDYKTLSNP; encoded by the coding sequence ATGTCTGAGTTTGAATACCATCCGCCGACCGACCCTTGGATAGATATCGTCTATGAAGATGGGCATATCTTGGTGGTCAATAAGCCGTCTGGCCTGCTGTCGGTGCCGGGGCGCTTGCCGCAATACAACGACAGCGTCTGGAGTCGTTTGAAACAGCAAGATCCAGACATTCAAGTGGTACACCGTTTGGATCTCGCCACCTCAGGCTTGATGCTGCTCGCCAAAGGCAAACATGCAGAATCGGCACTGAAGAAGCAGTTTCAATACCGTTTAACGCACAAAATCTACTACGCTCGCGTTTGGGGCCATGTGGAAGCCGATGAAGGCATGATCGATCTGCCGCTGATTGTCGACTGGCCAAATCGTCCGTTGCAGAAAGTGTGTTATGAAGAGGGCAGGCCATCGCAGACTAAGTTCCATGTGGCCAAGCGTGAAGTGCACCCTAATGGTGAGAAAACCACCATCATGCGCCTACTGCCGATCACCGGTCGTACGCACCAACTGCGCGTACACATGCAGTCCATCGGTCATCCGATTGTCGGGGATGAGTTTTACGCCAGCGGTGAAGCGCGCGCCTTTTCTGCACGTTTAGAGTTGCATGCCGCTGAGCTGAGCTTTTATCATCCGAAGAATCGTTGGCTGCGCAGCATCTTTGTGCCGTGTGATTTTTATCCGCAGGCGCAAGAGATGATCTTTTCTTATTACGATCCTGCGCGTAAATTACCGGATTACAAAACGCTGTCCAACCCTTAA
- a CDS encoding RidA family protein, which translates to MTKVLHTDSAPAAIGPYIQGVDLGNMVLTSGQIPVNPATGEIPAEIAAQARQSLDNVKAVVEASGLSVGDIVKMTVFVKDLNDFGTVNEVYGKFFDEHNVAHYPARSCVEVARLPKDVGIEIEAIAVRK; encoded by the coding sequence ATGACTAAAGTACTTCACACTGATTCGGCGCCTGCGGCCATCGGCCCTTACATTCAAGGCGTTGACCTTGGCAACATGGTCCTAACTTCAGGCCAGATCCCCGTCAACCCTGCGACTGGCGAAATCCCAGCAGAGATCGCAGCGCAAGCACGTCAGTCGCTCGACAACGTCAAAGCCGTGGTCGAAGCCTCTGGCCTGAGCGTGGGCGACATCGTAAAAATGACGGTTTTCGTCAAAGATTTAAATGACTTCGGCACAGTGAATGAAGTGTACGGCAAGTTTTTTGACGAGCACAACGTGGCGCACTACCCAGCTCGCTCTTGCGTAGAAGTGGCTCGCCTACCGAAAGATGTTGGCATCGAAATCGAAGCGATTGCGGTACGCAAATAA
- the tldD gene encoding metalloprotease TldD yields the protein MSINQVEEALLAPGGLTAQDVAETLSSIATRQIDYADIYFQSSWHESLVLEDSIIKDGSFNIDCGVGVRAVTGEKTGFAYADQIQLDGLRQSALAARGIAQQGQNGQVQAFRRSDNQHYYAALNPLACWEKQQKTELLKSLDAYIRTKEPLVKEVSISLSGVHEQMLVAATDGTYAGDVRPLVRLSISVLAEKGDRRERGSSGGGGRFGYDFFIGEEDGVQRAFHFADEAIRMALVNLEADAAPAGTMPVVLGSGWPGVLLHEAVGHGLEGDFNRKGSSVFSGKIGSQVTSPLCTIVDDGTLKDLRGSLNVDDEGVNGQYNTLIENGVLQGYMQDKLNARLMGVNPTGNGRRESYAHLPMPRMTNTYMLPGQHTPEEIIATVKKGLYAPNFGGGQVDITSGKFVFSTSEAYLIENGKITRPVKGATLIGSGIEAMQQVSMVGNDLSIDRGVGVCGKAGQSIPVGVGQPTLKLDSITVGGTE from the coding sequence ATGAGTATTAATCAAGTAGAAGAGGCACTGTTAGCACCGGGAGGTCTAACAGCGCAGGACGTGGCGGAGACGTTAAGCAGTATTGCAACGCGCCAAATTGACTATGCCGACATCTATTTTCAGTCCAGCTGGCACGAATCTCTAGTGCTGGAAGACAGCATCATCAAAGACGGTTCTTTCAATATTGATTGTGGTGTCGGTGTGCGTGCGGTGACGGGTGAAAAAACCGGTTTTGCCTATGCCGACCAAATCCAGTTGGACGGCTTACGCCAAAGTGCTCTTGCCGCGCGCGGTATTGCCCAGCAAGGGCAAAATGGCCAAGTTCAAGCCTTTCGCCGTAGCGACAATCAGCACTATTATGCAGCGCTCAATCCACTCGCATGCTGGGAAAAACAGCAAAAAACCGAACTGCTTAAATCGCTCGATGCCTATATCCGCACCAAAGAGCCGCTTGTCAAAGAGGTGTCGATTAGCTTAAGCGGCGTGCATGAACAGATGTTGGTTGCCGCAACCGATGGCACTTACGCAGGCGATGTGCGCCCGCTGGTGAGATTATCCATTAGCGTACTGGCGGAAAAAGGCGATCGCCGTGAGCGTGGCAGCTCAGGCGGCGGCGGCCGTTTTGGCTACGATTTCTTTATCGGAGAGGAAGATGGCGTGCAACGCGCGTTCCACTTTGCTGATGAAGCGATTCGCATGGCACTGGTCAATCTTGAAGCCGACGCAGCGCCAGCGGGAACCATGCCTGTGGTACTCGGTTCGGGCTGGCCGGGCGTACTGCTGCATGAAGCGGTCGGCCATGGTTTGGAAGGGGATTTCAACCGTAAAGGCTCTTCCGTCTTCTCCGGCAAAATCGGCAGTCAGGTGACCTCGCCACTATGTACCATTGTCGATGACGGCACACTCAAAGATCTGCGTGGTTCTTTGAACGTGGATGACGAAGGGGTAAATGGTCAATACAACACCCTGATTGAAAACGGCGTTTTGCAAGGCTACATGCAAGATAAGCTCAACGCACGTTTGATGGGCGTGAACCCAACGGGTAACGGTCGCCGTGAATCTTACGCTCACCTGCCGATGCCGCGCATGACTAACACTTACATGCTGCCGGGTCAGCACACGCCGGAAGAGATCATCGCCACGGTGAAAAAAGGCTTGTACGCGCCTAACTTCGGTGGCGGTCAGGTAGACATCACTTCCGGTAAGTTTGTCTTCTCAACCTCGGAAGCGTATTTAATCGAAAACGGCAAGATCACTCGCCCGGTTAAAGGCGCGACTTTGATTGGTTCTGGGATTGAAGCCATGCAACAAGTGTCGATGGTCGGCAACGATCTCAGCATTGACCGTGGTGTCGGCGTGTGTGGCAAAGCCGGGCAGAGTATTCCGGTTGGTGTTGGGCAACCGACCCTGAAACTCGACTCCATCACGGTAGGTGGCACGGAATAA
- the rapA gene encoding RNA polymerase-associated protein RapA, producing MTFALGQRWISDTESDLGLGTVVALDARTVTLMFAASEENRVYASNDAPVTRVIFNVGDVVECQEGWSLRVEQVVEEKGLYTYLGTREDTEETGVALREIFLSNQIRFNKPQDKMYAGQIDRMDNFVLRYRALKNQYEQHRSPMRGLCGMRAGLIPHQLYIAHEVGRRHAPRVLLADEVGLGKTIEAGMIIHQQVLLGRAERILIVVPETLQHQWLVEMMRRFNLHFSIFDEERCVEAFAESDNPFDTQQYVLCSLDFLRKSRKRFEQALEADWDLLVVDEAHHLEWSQDKPSRGYQVIEGLAERTPGVLLLTATPEQLGRESHFARLRLLDSDRFYDYEAFVEEEAQYAPVADAITALFSGKLLPDEAKNQITELLSEQDVEPLFRIIESNADEESKAAARQELIDNLMDRHGTGRVLFRNTRAAIKGFPVRNVHLLPMPIPSQYTTSMRVSGMIGGKMTPEARAMKNLYPEEIFQEFEGDDSSWWQFDSRVNWLLEKILAKRSEKILVIASRSSTALQLEQALREREGIRATVFHEGMSILERDKAAAYFAQEEGGAQVLICSEIGSEGRNFQFANQLVMFDLPFNPDLLEQRIGRLDRIGQKRDIDIHVPYLQGTAQEVLARWFDEGLNAFAETCPTGRAVYDQYADTLIEILASGDSTPLEEVIAQSAKMNLELKAQLEQGRDRLLEMHSNGGEKAQQIVAEIAGKDGDTNLVSFALSLFDTIGLNQDDKGENAIVVTPSEHMMVPSYPGLPYEGATITFDRDTALSREDMHFISWEHPMIQGGIDLLMSEGVGTCAVSLLKNKALPVGTILLELIYAVDAQAPKRSGIGRFLPRTPIRLMMDARGNDLSAQVEFEGFNRQLSPVNRHLASKLVSSVQQDIHRLIESGDALVVERVEAIRQQAQQEMQQSLNGELERLQALKAVNPNIRDEELEAIDAQIKELSGYIGKAQYQLDSLRLIVVSHN from the coding sequence ATGACATTTGCTCTGGGGCAACGCTGGATCAGCGATACGGAAAGTGATTTGGGTTTAGGTACGGTGGTCGCGTTAGACGCGCGAACGGTGACATTAATGTTCGCCGCTTCAGAGGAAAACCGTGTTTATGCCAGTAACGATGCCCCAGTAACCCGAGTGATTTTTAACGTCGGTGATGTCGTGGAGTGTCAAGAAGGCTGGTCACTGCGTGTAGAACAAGTGGTGGAGGAGAAAGGCCTTTACACTTACCTCGGCACGCGCGAAGACACCGAAGAGACCGGAGTCGCGCTGCGTGAAATTTTCCTTAGTAACCAAATCCGTTTCAACAAGCCGCAAGACAAAATGTACGCTGGTCAAATCGACCGCATGGACAACTTCGTGCTGCGTTACCGCGCATTGAAAAATCAGTATGAGCAGCATCGCAGCCCAATGCGCGGCCTCTGTGGCATGCGCGCTGGCCTTATTCCTCACCAACTTTACATTGCCCACGAAGTGGGGCGTCGTCATGCGCCGCGCGTATTACTGGCAGATGAAGTGGGCCTAGGTAAAACCATCGAAGCGGGGATGATCATTCATCAACAAGTGCTGCTTGGTCGTGCTGAGCGCATTTTGATTGTGGTGCCAGAAACTTTGCAGCACCAGTGGCTGGTGGAAATGATGCGTCGTTTCAACCTGCATTTCTCGATTTTTGACGAAGAGCGCTGCGTCGAAGCATTCGCCGAATCGGACAACCCATTTGACACCCAGCAGTACGTGCTCTGTTCACTGGATTTTTTGCGCAAAAGTCGCAAGCGTTTTGAGCAAGCGCTGGAAGCGGATTGGGATCTGTTGGTGGTCGATGAAGCGCACCATCTGGAATGGAGCCAAGACAAACCAAGCCGCGGCTACCAAGTGATTGAAGGGCTGGCTGAGCGCACGCCGGGCGTATTGCTGCTGACCGCGACGCCCGAGCAACTTGGCCGCGAGAGCCACTTTGCCCGTCTGCGCCTACTTGATTCAGATCGTTTCTACGACTACGAAGCGTTTGTCGAAGAAGAAGCGCAGTACGCGCCAGTTGCCGATGCGATCACTGCCCTGTTTTCGGGCAAGCTGCTGCCTGATGAGGCAAAAAATCAGATCACTGAACTGCTTTCGGAGCAGGACGTTGAACCGCTGTTTCGTATTATCGAAAGCAACGCCGATGAAGAGAGCAAAGCCGCTGCGCGCCAAGAGCTGATTGACAACCTGATGGATCGCCACGGTACGGGGCGTGTTCTATTCCGTAACACCCGTGCGGCCATCAAAGGCTTCCCAGTACGTAACGTGCACCTGCTGCCGATGCCGATCCCATCGCAATACACTACTTCAATGCGTGTCTCTGGCATGATTGGCGGTAAAATGACGCCGGAAGCGCGTGCGATGAAAAACCTTTATCCGGAAGAGATCTTCCAAGAGTTTGAAGGGGACGATTCAAGCTGGTGGCAATTTGACTCACGGGTAAACTGGCTGCTGGAAAAAATTCTCGCCAAACGCAGCGAGAAAATTTTGGTTATCGCCTCACGCTCCAGCACGGCATTGCAACTAGAGCAAGCGCTGCGCGAGCGTGAAGGCATTCGCGCCACCGTCTTCCACGAAGGCATGTCGATTCTCGAGCGCGATAAAGCGGCGGCGTACTTTGCTCAGGAAGAGGGCGGCGCTCAGGTGCTGATCTGTAGTGAGATCGGCTCAGAAGGCCGTAACTTCCAGTTCGCTAACCAGCTGGTGATGTTTGATTTGCCGTTTAACCCGGATCTGCTTGAGCAGCGGATTGGCCGTTTGGATCGCATCGGACAAAAACGTGATATCGACATTCATGTCCCTTACCTGCAAGGCACTGCGCAAGAGGTGCTCGCACGTTGGTTCGATGAAGGCTTGAACGCATTTGCTGAAACCTGCCCAACAGGCCGTGCGGTGTATGACCAATACGCCGATACGCTGATTGAGATCCTCGCATCCGGTGACAGTACGCCGCTGGAAGAGGTGATTGCCCAATCGGCTAAAATGAACCTCGAGCTAAAAGCGCAGTTGGAACAAGGGCGCGATCGCCTGTTGGAAATGCACTCTAACGGCGGCGAAAAAGCGCAGCAGATCGTGGCAGAGATCGCGGGCAAAGATGGCGATACCAACTTGGTGAGCTTTGCGCTGAGCCTGTTTGATACCATTGGCCTTAACCAAGACGATAAAGGCGAAAACGCGATTGTCGTTACGCCATCCGAGCACATGATGGTGCCAAGCTACCCGGGCTTACCCTACGAAGGAGCGACCATCACGTTTGACCGCGATACGGCACTGTCGCGTGAAGACATGCACTTTATCAGTTGGGAACACCCGATGATTCAGGGCGGTATCGACCTGTTGATGAGCGAAGGCGTCGGCACATGTGCGGTGTCGCTGCTGAAGAACAAAGCGTTGCCGGTTGGCACAATTTTGCTCGAGCTGATCTACGCTGTGGATGCCCAAGCGCCTAAACGCAGCGGTATTGGCCGCTTCCTACCGCGCACGCCCATCCGTTTGATGATGGATGCGCGCGGCAATGATTTGTCGGCTCAGGTTGAGTTTGAAGGCTTTAACCGTCAACTTAGCCCGGTTAACCGCCATCTGGCCAGCAAACTGGTTTCATCGGTGCAGCAAGATATTCACCGTTTGATCGAGTCCGGTGATGCGCTGGTGGTTGAGCGCGTCGAAGCGATTCGCCAGCAAGCACAGCAAGAGATGCAGCAAAGCCTCAATGGTGAGCTGGAACGTCTGCAAGCGCTGAAAGCGGTCAACCCGAATATTCGTGATGAAGAGCTGGAAGCGATTGACGCGCAAATCAAAGAGCTGAGTGGTTACATTGGCAAAGCGCAGTACCAGCTTGATTCACTGCGTCTGATTGTGGTCAGCCACAACTAA
- the pyrI gene encoding aspartate carbamoyltransferase regulatory subunit — translation MEKETKLQVEAIKNGTVIDHIPAQVGIKVLKLFDMHNSSQRVTIGLNLPSSALGSKDLLKIENVFISEEQARKLALYAPHATVNQIENYHVVKKLALELPEFVSDVFECPNSNCISHNEPVASSFRVFEKKGDVRLKCKYCEKVFSREIVTER, via the coding sequence ATGGAAAAAGAGACAAAATTGCAGGTTGAAGCGATTAAAAACGGTACAGTGATTGACCACATTCCGGCACAAGTGGGCATTAAGGTGCTGAAACTGTTCGATATGCACAACTCTTCCCAACGCGTCACCATCGGCCTCAATCTGCCCTCTTCCGCGCTTGGCAGTAAAGATCTGCTCAAAATTGAGAACGTCTTCATCAGTGAAGAACAAGCGCGCAAACTGGCGCTGTATGCCCCGCACGCGACCGTTAACCAAATCGAAAACTACCACGTGGTGAAGAAACTGGCGCTAGAGTTGCCGGAGTTTGTCAGCGATGTGTTCGAGTGCCCGAACAGCAACTGCATTTCTCACAACGAGCCCGTGGCCAGCAGCTTTCGCGTATTTGAAAAGAAAGGCGATGTGCGCTTGAAATGCAAATACTGCGAGAAAGTATTTTCACGCGAAATCGTCACCGAACGTTAA
- a CDS encoding PhoH family protein — protein sequence MGDTDRKLFVLDTNILLHEPFAIYSFKEHDVVIPMTVLEELDRIKDSKRDVARDARVAIRALEDLFRDATPDEISEGIPVSGEGNSRGTIAILADFELQETVKAFADKAGDNRILNAVLYLQNKRAPREVVLVTKDINMRLRAKGAGVRFVEDYRTDQLIDDIQYLTKGFQQREGDFWQNVDQVESRTLGGRTYHTLDRAPFDPTFINQYVIDEESDFAGRVAEIDGDKLTLLDISRERMMHRRAWDISPKNIYQAMALDALLDPTIDLVILTGAAGSGKTLLAMAAALEQTIEKKMFDKIIVTRNTPDIGESIGFLPGTEEEKMMPWLASVTDTLEALHKNDHCTEGSLKYIVDKANIQFKSINFMRGRSIQNAFVLLDECQNLTASQIKTIITRCGEGTKIVCSGNLAQIDSHYLTPVTSGLTYMVERFKNFEGSANIHLNGVVRSRLAEFAEENL from the coding sequence ATGGGCGATACCGACCGGAAACTGTTTGTACTTGATACCAACATACTGCTACACGAACCCTTCGCTATCTACTCGTTCAAAGAGCACGACGTGGTGATACCCATGACGGTGCTTGAAGAGCTGGACCGAATTAAAGACAGTAAACGAGATGTGGCGCGCGATGCGCGCGTGGCGATTCGTGCACTGGAAGACCTCTTTCGCGATGCCACTCCGGATGAAATTTCAGAAGGCATTCCCGTCTCCGGGGAAGGCAACAGTCGCGGTACCATTGCTATTTTGGCCGATTTCGAACTGCAAGAAACGGTCAAAGCCTTTGCTGATAAAGCGGGCGACAACCGCATTCTCAACGCCGTGCTTTATCTACAAAACAAACGTGCGCCACGCGAAGTGGTGCTGGTTACCAAAGACATCAACATGCGTCTGCGCGCCAAAGGGGCCGGTGTACGCTTTGTTGAAGACTATCGCACCGACCAACTGATTGACGACATTCAATACCTCACCAAAGGCTTTCAACAGCGTGAAGGCGATTTTTGGCAAAACGTGGATCAGGTTGAAAGCCGCACGCTCGGCGGCCGGACCTATCACACCCTCGATAGAGCGCCGTTCGACCCGACCTTTATTAACCAATATGTGATTGATGAAGAGAGCGACTTCGCCGGCCGTGTGGCGGAGATTGACGGCGACAAACTGACGCTGCTCGACATCAGTCGTGAGCGCATGATGCACCGCCGCGCTTGGGATATCTCACCGAAGAACATCTATCAGGCGATGGCGCTGGATGCGTTGCTGGATCCGACCATTGACCTTGTCATCCTCACTGGCGCGGCGGGCAGCGGTAAAACCTTGCTTGCCATGGCCGCCGCGCTAGAGCAAACCATAGAGAAAAAGATGTTCGATAAGATCATCGTGACGCGCAACACACCAGACATCGGCGAGTCGATCGGCTTCTTGCCCGGCACCGAGGAGGAAAAAATGATGCCTTGGCTTGCGTCCGTGACCGATACGCTGGAAGCGCTGCACAAAAACGATCACTGTACCGAAGGCTCGCTCAAATACATCGTCGATAAAGCCAACATTCAGTTCAAATCGATCAACTTTATGCGTGGCCGTTCGATTCAAAATGCGTTTGTCTTGCTGGATGAGTGCCAAAACCTCACCGCATCACAAATCAAAACCATCATCACCCGTTGTGGGGAAGGCACTAAGATCGTCTGTTCCGGTAACCTGGCGCAGATTGATTCCCACTATCTAACTCCAGTCACCTCGGGCCTGACCTACATGGTCGAGCGCTTTAAGAATTTCGAAGGCAGTGCCAACATCCACCTCAACGGTGTGGTGCGCAGCCGCTTGGCGGAATTTGCCGAGGAGAATTTGTAG
- a CDS encoding D-2-hydroxyacid dehydrogenase produces MSLPTIVFLDRATIPAHIPLPQVDFAHHWVEYPLTSPEQVVERLQAADMVITNKVVLDQTVLSQLPNLRMIAVAATGFNNVDVDYCAAKQIAVSNVRGYAGNSVPEHVMAMLFALRRNLFAYHQDIAAGVWQKDKQFCFFTHPIGDIAGTILGIIGAGALGQATAKLARALGMQVLFAEHKGATQCREGYLPFSEVLQNSDAISLHCPLSEHTINLIGADELAQMKPSAILLNAGRGGLVDEQALVAALKNGVIAGAGVDVFSQEPADETNPLLANMALPNLLLTPHVAWGSDSAISKLAEILMENINAFWRGEALNRVV; encoded by the coding sequence ATGTCACTGCCCACTATCGTTTTTCTCGACCGAGCCACCATTCCCGCTCACATTCCACTGCCGCAAGTTGATTTTGCTCACCACTGGGTTGAGTACCCTCTCACCTCGCCAGAGCAAGTGGTGGAGCGCCTGCAAGCGGCCGACATGGTTATCACCAATAAGGTGGTGTTAGACCAAACGGTGTTAAGTCAACTGCCCAATCTGCGCATGATCGCGGTGGCAGCCACCGGGTTTAATAACGTAGATGTGGACTACTGCGCGGCCAAGCAGATCGCAGTGAGTAACGTGCGAGGCTATGCGGGCAACTCAGTGCCGGAACATGTGATGGCGATGCTGTTTGCCCTAAGACGTAATCTGTTTGCTTATCATCAAGATATTGCCGCTGGCGTCTGGCAAAAAGATAAGCAGTTCTGCTTTTTTACCCATCCGATTGGCGATATTGCTGGCACAATCTTAGGCATTATTGGCGCAGGTGCACTGGGCCAAGCCACCGCCAAACTGGCGCGAGCGCTGGGTATGCAGGTGCTTTTTGCTGAGCACAAAGGGGCGACGCAGTGCCGCGAGGGGTATCTGCCGTTTAGTGAAGTGCTGCAAAACAGTGACGCCATAAGCTTGCACTGTCCGCTGTCTGAGCACACGATCAATTTGATTGGCGCGGATGAACTGGCACAAATGAAGCCATCGGCGATTTTACTCAATGCTGGCCGAGGTGGTTTGGTCGATGAGCAGGCGTTGGTCGCTGCGCTGAAAAATGGTGTGATTGCTGGTGCGGGCGTGGACGTGTTTAGCCAAGAGCCTGCCGATGAAACCAATCCGCTGTTGGCGAACATGGCGTTGCCGAACTTGCTGCTCACGCCGCATGTGGCGTGGGGCAGTGATTCAGCGATCAGCAAACTGGCCGAGATCCTGATGGAAAACATTAACGCTTTTTGGCGCGGTGAAGCGTTAAATCGCGTAGTGTAA
- a CDS encoding carbon-nitrogen hydrolase family protein yields MERIAIIQMTSSAEPAANLAAIQRGCEQAAKQGAKLVVTPENALLFADKQAYHQHAEVLGEGPLQRALAQLAKRQQITLVVGSMPIRSATGVTTTSLVFGPDGERLGHYSKLHMFDVDVADGHGSYRESDSFQPGNEICVVETTVGKLGLSICYDLRFPALYQALREQGAQIILVPAAFTAVTGEAHWEVLLRARAIETQTWVIAAGQGGQHSAKRETWGHSMVIDPWGSLVAQLPQQGDLLVAEIDLAYSEKIRQNMPVAQHGRFTHLLNKKAEPSL; encoded by the coding sequence ATGGAAAGGATTGCCATTATTCAGATGACCTCAAGCGCCGAACCCGCAGCCAATCTGGCGGCGATTCAGCGCGGCTGTGAGCAGGCTGCCAAACAAGGAGCAAAACTGGTGGTAACACCGGAAAATGCGCTGCTGTTTGCCGACAAACAAGCCTACCACCAGCATGCGGAAGTGCTGGGAGAGGGGCCGCTGCAACGTGCTTTAGCGCAGTTGGCGAAACGCCAGCAGATCACCTTGGTGGTCGGCAGTATGCCGATCCGCAGCGCCACTGGCGTGACCACCACCAGTTTGGTGTTTGGTCCCGATGGTGAGCGTTTAGGCCATTACAGCAAACTGCACATGTTTGATGTCGATGTGGCCGATGGTCATGGTAGCTATCGCGAGTCCGATAGTTTTCAGCCCGGTAATGAAATTTGCGTGGTGGAGACGACGGTCGGCAAACTTGGTCTGAGCATCTGTTACGACTTGCGTTTTCCTGCGCTCTACCAAGCGCTACGAGAGCAAGGTGCGCAAATAATTTTGGTGCCTGCGGCGTTTACCGCCGTCACTGGCGAAGCGCATTGGGAAGTACTGCTCAGAGCCCGCGCCATCGAAACACAAACCTGGGTGATTGCCGCGGGGCAAGGTGGCCAGCACTCCGCCAAGCGAGAAACGTGGGGTCATTCGATGGTGATTGACCCGTGGGGAAGTTTGGTGGCGCAACTCCCACAACAGGGCGACTTGCTTGTTGCCGAGATTGATTTAGCCTATAGCGAGAAGATTCGACAAAACATGCCCGTTGCTCAGCATGGTCGTTTTACCCATTTACTAAATAAAAAAGCAGAGCCAAGCTTATGA